The nucleotide window TTTGTAGGATACGTCCTACACGTTCACGTTTACCTTTAGAAGAGTTTTGTACGTAAGAACCTGCTTCTAATGTACCTGAGTACACACGGAAGAATGTTAACTTACCTACGAATGGGTCTGTCATTACTTTGAAAGCAAGAGCTGAGAATGGCTCTTCATCAGAAGAATGACGGATGATTTCTTCTTCGCCGTCAACGTCAGTACCTTTAATAGCTTCTACGTCAGTTGGAGCTGGTAAGAATGCTACAGCAGCATCTAACATTTTACGAACACCTTTGTGTTTGAATGCTGTACCACAAAGAACTGGGTAGAATTCTACCGCGATAGTCGCTTTACGGATAGCCGTTTTTAATTCTTCTTTAGAAATCTCTTCGCCTTCTAAGTATTTCTCCATAAGTTCTTCATCAACACTTGCAACAGCGTCGATTAATTTCTCACGGTACTCTTCAGCTTGGTCTTTGTATTCTGCTGGAATTTCACCAACAGTTACATCAGTACCTAAATCGTTACCATAGAACGTTGCGTTCATTTCGATTAAGTCGATAATTCCTGAGAAGTCATCTTCAGCACCGATCGGTAATTGGATTGGGTGAGCATTAGCTTGTAAACGCTCATGTAATGTACCTACAGAATATAGGAAGTCTGCACCCATTTTATCCATCTTGTTGATGAATACGATACGAGGAACTCCGTATGTTGTAGCTTGACGCCATACTGTTTCAGTTTGAGGCTCAACACCTGATTGAGCATCTAATACTGTTACTGCACCATCAAGTACACGTAGAGAACGTTCAACTTCAACTGTGAAGTCTACGTGCCCTGGAGTATCGATGATGTTAATACGGTGACCGTCCCATTGAGCTGTTGTTGCAGCAGAAGTGATCGTGATACCACGCTCTTGCTCTTGCTCCATCCAGTCCATTTGAGCTCCACCATCGTGAGTTTCACCGATTTTGTGAATCTTACCAGTGTAATAAAGGATACGCTCCGTTGTTGTTGTTTTACCAGCATCAATGTGAGCCATGATCCCAATATTACGAGTATTCTCTAGAGAGAATTCGCGTTTCATAGGAAATTTCTCCTTCCATATTGGGTTAACTGTATAGATGGTAAAAATCTTGGCCCTAGCATTGCTAGAGCAAAGATCAAATTACCAACGGTAGTGAGCGAATGCTTTGTTCGCTTCTGCCATTTTGTGCATATCTTCACGTTTCTTAACTGAAGCACCTGTGTTGTTAGATGCATCTAAGATTTCGTTAGCTAAGCGCTCTTCCATCGTTTTTTCTCCACGAAGACGAGCGTAGTTTACTAAATAACGTAAACCTAAAGTTGTACGACGTTCTGGACGAACTTCTACTGGTACTTGGTAGTTAGAACCACCAACACGACGAGCACGTACTTCTAATACAGGCATTACGTTGTTTAATGCAGCTTCAAATACTTCTAAAGCATTTTGACCCGAACGCTCTTGAACTAATTCGAAAGCTCCGTATAAAATCTTTTGAGAAGTACCTCTTTTACCATCAATCATCATTTTGTTGATTAAACGAGTTACTAGTTTTGAATTATAAAGTGGATCTGGTAACACGTCACGTTTGGAAACAGGACCTTTACGAGGCATGTGTTTTCCTCCTTTCAAATCGTTGTATATTTAAACTTAAATTATTTTTTTTCTTTAGGGCGTTTAGTACCGTATTTAGAACGAGATTGTAAACGACCGTTAACACCAGCTGTATCAAGTGCACCACGAACGATGTGGTAACGTACTCCAGCTAAGTCTTTTACGCGTCCGCCACGGATAAGAACTACACTGTGTTCTTGTAAGTTGTGACCTTCACCTGGGATATACGCAGTAACCTCAAGTTGGTTAGTTAAGCGTACACGAGCGTATTTACGTAAAGCCGAGTTCGGTTTACGTGGTGTCATTGTACCTACACGAGTACAAACTCCGCGTTTTTGAGGAGACTTAACGTCAGTTAAAGATTTTTTAAATGAGTTATATCCTTTGTTTAACGCTGGAGATTTTGATTTCGTGCTTTTAGATTGACGAGGCTTACGTACTAATTGGTTAATTGTAGGCATCGATTTGTCCTCCCTTCATTTTTTCCTTGTTTCAATACCACACATCCAGGTGGTTCATTTTTTGGGTAAAAACAAAGTCTTTGTGTATTTTACACAAAAACTACATCGCAGTAATCGCAACAACTGCAGCTCCAACATGAATGCCGCAAGCTTTACCAAGTTCTTTCTTTGAATCGACGTAATTGACTGGTACACCGATTTCTTTCGCGAGAAGAATGGCCGGATCGGTTACCCATTTGTCTGCATCGATTGCGACAAAAAGAGCTGTTACTTGTCCAGCATACATTGCTTTCACTGCTTGCTTTATACCTATGATTGTTTTACTGGCCTGTTTTACTTGATCGTAAGACATTTTCATATCCTCCTAAGTACAGACAGTTAACTATCAACCTTCAATATATTATCATTCCAAACTTACACTGTCAACAGATTTCTTATGAAAGTATGTTTGTTAATTTTTAATTCAAGGAAATTTCAAAGAAAATCTCCCGGCAGAGAATGGTCTCTGTCGGGATCTCTTCATTATATAATGCTATTCAGCTGTAATTACTTCTGCTGATTCTTCTTGCTCCATACGGATTTGACGGTAACGTTGCATACCTGTACCAGCCGGAACTAGTTTACCGATAATTACGTTTTCCTTCAGACCTAGAAGCTCATCACGTTTACCTTTAATTGCAGCATCCGTTAACACACGTGTTGTTTCCTGGAATGATGCAGCTGATAAGAATGATTCTGTTTCAAGAGAAGCTTTTGTAATACCTAAGATGACAGGACGGCAAGTTGCTGGAGTTTTTCCGCTAAGTACGGCTTCAGCATTTGCTTCAGAGAATTGGTGGATATCAAGAAGTGACCCTGGTAATAGCTCTGTGTCACCTGCTTCAATCACGCGCACTTTACGAAGCATTTGGCGAACCATTACTTCGATGTGTTTGTCTCCGATTTCTACCCCTTGCATACGGTATACTTTTTGTACTTCTTTTAATAAATATTCTTGAACTGTCGATACATCTTTAACTTTTAATAATTGCTTCGGATCGATAGAACCTTCAGACAATGTTTGACCCGCTACAATTGTGTCGCCTTCTGCTACTTTTAGACGCGCATTGTAAGGTGCTTGGTATTTACGTGTTTCCACATCACCTTGGATCGTTACTTCTTTAAGACCTTCACGAATTTCTTCGATTTCGATTACTGTACCAGTAATTTCAGAAATGACTGCTTGCCCTTTAGGGTTACGAGCTTCGAAAATTTCCTGAATACGTGGAAGACCTTGTGTGATATCGTTACCGGCTACCCCACCTGTATGGAATGTACGCATCGTTAACTGTGTACCTGGCTCACCGATAGATTGTGCAGCAATAATACCTACTGCTTCACCAACTTCTACCTCTTCACCAGTAGCTAAGTTCATACCGTAACATTTTTTACATACGCCGTGTTTTGTATTACATGTAAATGCAGATCGGATTGTAATTTCTTCGATTTTTGCATCTTCGATAACGCGGGCAATATCTTGTGTAATTAAACCATCACGCTCTACGATAACCGCTCCTGTTTCTGGATGGCGAACTGTTTTCTTCACGTAACGACCAACAATACGTTCGTCTAACGCTTCGATCAATTCGTTTCCTTCCATTAATGAACCGATTAGTAAACCGCGGTCAGTACCACAGTCGTCTTCACGAACGATAACATCTTGTGCTACGTCTACTAGACGACGAGTTAAGTAACCTGAATCGGCAGTTTTTAGTGCTGTATCGGCAAGACCTTTACGCGCACCATGTGTAGAGATGAAGTACTCTAATACTGTTAAACCTTCACGGAATGAAGACTTGATCGGTAACTCGATAATACGACCAGCCGGGTTGGCCATCAGACCACGCATACCAGCTAGCTGTGTAAAGTTCGATGCGTTACCACGGGCACCAGAGTCAGACATCATGAAGATCGGGTTAGTTTTTTGTAAAGATTTCATCAGCTTGCCTTGAATTTCATCTTTCGCAGCTGTCCATACGTTAATAACTCGGTTATAACGCTCTTCCTCAGTAATTAAACCGCGGCGGAACTGGATCATTACTTTATCTACCTTGCTTTGGGCTTCATCTAAGATTACACCTTTATCCGGTAATACGACGATGTCAGATACACCTACTGTAATACCTGCACGAGTAGAATATTTGAAACCTAAGTTTTTCATGCGGTCAAGCATCTTAGAAGTTTCTGTAATGTGGAACTCTTTGAATACTTCAGCAATAACATTTCCTAAGAACTTTTTACGGAAAGGATCTACAACAGGCATATTTGTGAAGTGCTTCGCTAAAATAGCGCGGCGTTGTGCTTCAATTTTTTCTGATTCAGATAAATCAGCATAGCCTTCTGTTGCTTCGATTTCTTTCAGTAGCTCTTCGTCAATTGTTAAGTTTACGAAGTACTTTTCAGGTGTTTTCTGTTCTAAGTTGACTGAAGTAGGCTCATTAATATAAGGGAATGAGCGCGGTAAAATTTCATTGAAGATTACTTTACCTACAGTCGATAATAAGAACATTTTATTTTGTTCTTCTGTAAATGTCGGGTTATTTAATGAGCTTGCTTTAATCGCAATACGAGAGTGTAAATGTACATGACCGTTTTGGTAGGCGATTAACACTTCGTTTGAATCATTAAATATTGCTCCTTCACCACGAGCACCTTCACGCTCAAGTGTTAAGTAATAGTTACCTAATACCATATCCTGAGATGGAGTTACTACCGGTTTCCCGTCTTTCGGGTTAAGGATGTTTTGTGCTGCTAACATAAGTAAGCGAGCTTCTGCTTGTGCTTCAGCTGATAGTGGAACGTGAACCGCCATTTGGTCACCATCGAAGTCAGCGTTATAAGCTGTACATACTAATGGGTGAAGACGGATTGCACGGCCTTCTACTAGTGTAGGCTCGAATGCTTGGATACCAAGACGGTGTAGCGTCGGTGCACGGTTAAGTAATACCGGATGCTCACGAATTACATCTTCCAATACATCCCAAACTTCGTTGTGTAAACGCTCAATTTTACGTTTTGCACTCTTAATGTTATGGGCAAGGCCACGTTCTACCAACTCTTTCATAACGAAAGGTTTGAATAGTTCGATTGCCATTTCTTTTGGAAGACCACATTGGTACATTTTTAAGTTAGGACCTACTACGATAACCGAACGACCAGAGTAGTCTACACGTTTACCAAGTAAGTTTTGACGGAAACGACCTTGTTTCCCTTTCAGCATATGTGAAAGTGATTTTAAAGGACGGTTACCAGGACCTGTTACAGGACGACCGCGACGACCATTATCGATTAATGCGTCAACCGCTTCTTGTAACATACGTTTTTCGTTTTGAACGATAATGCTAGGTGCACCAAGGTCAAGTAAACGTTTTAAACGGTTGTTACGGTTAATAACACGACGGTAAAGGTCATTTAAGTCAGACGTAGCAAAACGTCCACCATCTAATTGCACCATTGGACGAAGCTCTGGCGGAATTACCGGTAGTACATCTAAGATCATCCACTCGGGTTTGTTGCCTGAGTTACGGAATGATTCAACTACTTCTAAACGTTTAATCGCACGTGTACGGCGTTGGCCTTGTGCAGATTTCAACTCTTCTTTTAAAACTTGTGTTTCATCTTCCAAGTCAATTTTCTCTAAAAGACTTTTAATCGCTTCAGCACCCATTGCTGCTTCGAATTCGTTGCCATACTTTTCACGGTATGCACGGTATTCTTTTTCAGAAAGTAAGTCTTTATAGCCTAAAGACGTTTGACCTGGGTCAACTACTACATATGAAGCAAAGTAAATTACTTCTTCCAATGCACGTGGAGACATATCTAAAATAAGACCCATACGGCTTGGAATACCTTTGAAGTACCAAATATGTGATACAGGTGCTGCTAGTTCGATATGTCCTTGACGTTCACGGCGAACTTTCGAACGCGTTACTTCTACGCCACAACGGTCACAAACGACACCTTTATAACGTACACGCTTATATTTACCACAGTGACATTCCCAGTCTTTTGTTGGTCCGAAAATACGTTCACAGAATAGACCATCTTTTTCTGGTTTTAATGTACGGTAGTTAATTGTTTCAGGTTTTTTTACTTCTCCGTATGACCAAGAACGGATCTTGTCAGGTGAAGCTAAACCAATTTTCATATATTCAAATTCATTAACATCGATCAAGGAGCCTACCTCCCTTTAGTTATAAGTCGTAAATGACTTTTAATGTAGCTCTACACTTACAAAATTTCATATTAGGCCATAATGAAACTTGTATCTAAAATATAAGAAAACCGGGCAGGGCATATACCTGCCCGATTCAATTGAAGTTATTCAAATGATTCTACTGGGTCTTCTTCTTTATCATTAGATCTTTCGACAGGTGCAGCTACTTCATCTTCATCGTCAAGGTCGCGTAATTCCACTTCCTCGTCGTTGATTGTAAGCATCTTCACATCCATACCTAATGATTGAAGTTCTTTAATTAATACTTTGAATGATTCTGGAACACCTGGTTCTGGAACACTTTCACCTTTTACGATTGCTTCGTATGTTTTCACACGACCTACAACGTCATCCGATTTTACAGTTAAAATCTCTTGTAACGTGTAAGCAGCA belongs to Solibacillus sp. FSL W7-1436 and includes:
- the fusA gene encoding elongation factor G; amino-acid sequence: MKREFSLENTRNIGIMAHIDAGKTTTTERILYYTGKIHKIGETHDGGAQMDWMEQEQERGITITSAATTAQWDGHRINIIDTPGHVDFTVEVERSLRVLDGAVTVLDAQSGVEPQTETVWRQATTYGVPRIVFINKMDKMGADFLYSVGTLHERLQANAHPIQLPIGAEDDFSGIIDLIEMNATFYGNDLGTDVTVGEIPAEYKDQAEEYREKLIDAVASVDEELMEKYLEGEEISKEELKTAIRKATIAVEFYPVLCGTAFKHKGVRKMLDAAVAFLPAPTDVEAIKGTDVDGEEEIIRHSSDEEPFSALAFKVMTDPFVGKLTFFRVYSGTLEAGSYVQNSSKGKRERVGRILQMHANSREEIAKVYSGDIAAAVGLKDTTTGDTLCDEKNLVILESMDFPEPVISLSVEPKSKADQDKMGQALQKLQEEDPTFRAHTDTETGQTIISGMGELHLDILVDRMKREFKVEANVGAPMVSYRETFRSEAKVQGKFSRQSGGRGQYGDVTIEFSPNEEGKGFEFENAIVGGVVPREYIPAVEAGLRDSLDRGVVAGYPLIDIKAKLVFGSYHDVDSSEMAFKIAASMALKEAAKKCNPVILEPMMKVEVVIPEEYLGDIMGNITARRGRVEGMEARGNSQVVRAMVPLSEMFGYATTLRSATQGRGVFSMVFDHYEEVPKSIAEDIIKKNKGE
- the rpsG gene encoding 30S ribosomal protein S7; this translates as MPRKGPVSKRDVLPDPLYNSKLVTRLINKMMIDGKRGTSQKILYGAFELVQERSGQNALEVFEAALNNVMPVLEVRARRVGGSNYQVPVEVRPERRTTLGLRYLVNYARLRGEKTMEERLANEILDASNNTGASVKKREDMHKMAEANKAFAHYRW
- the rpsL gene encoding 30S ribosomal protein S12, with the translated sequence MPTINQLVRKPRQSKSTKSKSPALNKGYNSFKKSLTDVKSPQKRGVCTRVGTMTPRKPNSALRKYARVRLTNQLEVTAYIPGEGHNLQEHSVVLIRGGRVKDLAGVRYHIVRGALDTAGVNGRLQSRSKYGTKRPKEKK
- a CDS encoding ribosomal L7Ae/L30e/S12e/Gadd45 family protein, translated to MSYDQVKQASKTIIGIKQAVKAMYAGQVTALFVAIDADKWVTDPAILLAKEIGVPVNYVDSKKELGKACGIHVGAAVVAITAM
- the rpoC gene encoding DNA-directed RNA polymerase subunit beta', which produces MIDVNEFEYMKIGLASPDKIRSWSYGEVKKPETINYRTLKPEKDGLFCERIFGPTKDWECHCGKYKRVRYKGVVCDRCGVEVTRSKVRRERQGHIELAAPVSHIWYFKGIPSRMGLILDMSPRALEEVIYFASYVVVDPGQTSLGYKDLLSEKEYRAYREKYGNEFEAAMGAEAIKSLLEKIDLEDETQVLKEELKSAQGQRRTRAIKRLEVVESFRNSGNKPEWMILDVLPVIPPELRPMVQLDGGRFATSDLNDLYRRVINRNNRLKRLLDLGAPSIIVQNEKRMLQEAVDALIDNGRRGRPVTGPGNRPLKSLSHMLKGKQGRFRQNLLGKRVDYSGRSVIVVGPNLKMYQCGLPKEMAIELFKPFVMKELVERGLAHNIKSAKRKIERLHNEVWDVLEDVIREHPVLLNRAPTLHRLGIQAFEPTLVEGRAIRLHPLVCTAYNADFDGDQMAVHVPLSAEAQAEARLLMLAAQNILNPKDGKPVVTPSQDMVLGNYYLTLEREGARGEGAIFNDSNEVLIAYQNGHVHLHSRIAIKASSLNNPTFTEEQNKMFLLSTVGKVIFNEILPRSFPYINEPTSVNLEQKTPEKYFVNLTIDEELLKEIEATEGYADLSESEKIEAQRRAILAKHFTNMPVVDPFRKKFLGNVIAEVFKEFHITETSKMLDRMKNLGFKYSTRAGITVGVSDIVVLPDKGVILDEAQSKVDKVMIQFRRGLITEEERYNRVINVWTAAKDEIQGKLMKSLQKTNPIFMMSDSGARGNASNFTQLAGMRGLMANPAGRIIELPIKSSFREGLTVLEYFISTHGARKGLADTALKTADSGYLTRRLVDVAQDVIVREDDCGTDRGLLIGSLMEGNELIEALDERIVGRYVKKTVRHPETGAVIVERDGLITQDIARVIEDAKIEEITIRSAFTCNTKHGVCKKCYGMNLATGEEVEVGEAVGIIAAQSIGEPGTQLTMRTFHTGGVAGNDITQGLPRIQEIFEARNPKGQAVISEITGTVIEIEEIREGLKEVTIQGDVETRKYQAPYNARLKVAEGDTIVAGQTLSEGSIDPKQLLKVKDVSTVQEYLLKEVQKVYRMQGVEIGDKHIEVMVRQMLRKVRVIEAGDTELLPGSLLDIHQFSEANAEAVLSGKTPATCRPVILGITKASLETESFLSAASFQETTRVLTDAAIKGKRDELLGLKENVIIGKLVPAGTGMQRYRQIRMEQEESAEVITAE